The Anaeromicrobium sediminis genome contains the following window.
TCTTTGTAAAGGTCTTGGATTGATTGAAGGTGAAGAATTTAATCCACAGAAGAATATTACTTACTTAGATATGGCTATAATCATATATAAGTCCTTGGAAAATTTTAAAGAATATTAATAAATAAAGGTGGATGTCCACCTTTATTTATTAATATGATCATGTATATGATTATTGAAAATTCTGGTTGTTAGGTTAAAATATATATTGAGGTGATACTAATGATAAACATAACCATATCAGATGAAATTAAAAATAATATTCCAACCATGGCATTAGGTGTAATACATGGAGATGTAAAAGTAACAGAACACAATGATAAACTTTGGGAAGAAATAGATAAAGCTTGTGAAGAACTAAAGAATAAGTTAGAAGTAAAAGACATAGCAACTCTTCCAAATAATAAAGATGCTCGAGATGGATACAGAAAATGCAAGAAAGATCCTACTAGATACAGAATAGCATCAGAGGCCCTAATAAGAAGAGTAGTTAAAGATAAGGGATTATATAAGGTTAATAATTTGGTAGATATAAACAACTTACTATCTATAACGTCATACTATCCTATAGGATGCTTTAACATGGATAAGATAGAGGGTGACGTGGTTATGAGAGTTGGTAAGAAGGATGAACCTTATGAGGGCATTGGTAGGGGTGTTCTTAATATAGAGTTTATGCCTGTGGTGAGTGATGACCTAGGAGCATTTGGAAGTCCTACTAGTGATAGTGAGAGAACCAAAATAACTAAAGATACTACTAAGATGCTAATGACCATACTTGCCTTTGGAGGAACAGAAGGATTAAAGCAGTGGAATGAAAAGGCTAAGGAACTATTTGAAAAATACGCAGATGGAGAAAATATAGAAACGTACATAGTAGAATAGATAAGATATGAGATAGTTGATTTCACATTAATTTGTTTAATCAACTATTTTGTTAATAAGGGGGAATTGGGCATATGGATAAGATTATATTTAATATCTATGGATGCAAATTACTAGATACTATAAGGAAAAGAGTTTAAAATTATCCAATAAAACTAAAACAGCCATGTAAAATTGGCATAGTATATATTACGGCAGGATTTTTTATGGTCATATTTAGTGCGCTCTAGAAAATAAAAAAATCTGTAAATTAAATTCACTTATAGGAGGAATTATATGTTTTTTAAAGAAAACTAGATTTTAAAATGATAATAAAAATACAATAGTTTTAAAATTATAGGCGGTGGGATGAAATGTTAGAAGTGAATTATCATGAACTAGGTGAAGTCAGTGATGAAAAGTTGGAATTTGCCATAATAGGTACTACTTTTTGTGACAAGTGGGTATTTGTAAAACATAAAGATAGAACCACTTGGGAGATACCAGGTGGCCATAGAGAGTATGGCGAGGACATAAATCATACGGCAAAGAGAGAGCTTTACGAAGAAACGGGAGCTAAAGAATGTGATGTGATTCCCTTGTGTGAATACTCTG
Protein-coding sequences here:
- a CDS encoding B3/B4 domain-containing protein, which translates into the protein MINITISDEIKNNIPTMALGVIHGDVKVTEHNDKLWEEIDKACEELKNKLEVKDIATLPNNKDARDGYRKCKKDPTRYRIASEALIRRVVKDKGLYKVNNLVDINNLLSITSYYPIGCFNMDKIEGDVVMRVGKKDEPYEGIGRGVLNIEFMPVVSDDLGAFGSPTSDSERTKITKDTTKMLMTILAFGGTEGLKQWNEKAKELFEKYADGENIETYIVE
- a CDS encoding NUDIX hydrolase; protein product: MLEVNYHELGEVSDEKLEFAIIGTTFCDKWVFVKHKDRTTWEIPGGHREYGEDINHTAKRELYEETGAKECDVIPLCEYSVTIDNNTRYGRLFYAEAEKVGDLPNMEIKEVGVFHELPENLTYKEIQPIIFEKLLNWQKNI